In Elephas maximus indicus isolate mEleMax1 chromosome 4, mEleMax1 primary haplotype, whole genome shotgun sequence, a genomic segment contains:
- the TSPAN9 gene encoding tetraspanin-9 isoform X4 has protein sequence MARGCLCCLKYMMFLFNLIFWLCGCGLLGVGIWLSVSQGNFATFSPSFPSLSAANLVIAIGTIVMVTGFLGCLGAIKENKCLLLSFFIVLLIILLAELILLILFFVYMDKVNENAKKDLKQGLLLYNTENNVGLKNAWNIIQAEMRCCGVTNYTDWFPVLGENMVPDRCCMENSQGCGRNTTTPLWKTGCYEKVKMWFDDNKYVLGTVGMCILIMQILGMAFSMTLFQHIHRTGKKYDA, from the exons ctctgtggcTGTGGGCTGCTTGGAGTGGGCATCTGGCTCTCCGTGTCCCAAGGCAACTTTGCCACCTTCTCCCCCAGCTTCCCCTCGCTGTCTGCAGCCAACTTAGTCATCGCCATAGGCACCATTGTCATGGTAACGGGCTTCCTCGGCTGCCTGGGGGCCATCAAGGAGAACAAGTGCCTCCTTCTCAGT tttttcaTCGTCCTGTTGATCATCCTCCTAGCAGAATTGATCTTACTTATCCTGTTCTTTGTCTACATGGACAAG GTGAACGAGAATGCCAAGAAGGACCTGAAACAAGGCCTGCTGCTGTACAACACGGAGAACAATGTGGGTCTTAAGAATGCCTGGAACATCATCCAGGCTGAG ATGCGATGCTGTGGCGTTACCAACTACACAGACTGGTTCCCAGTGCTGGGGGAGAACATGGTTCCCGACCGCTGCTGCATGGAGAACTCCCAGGGCTGTGGGCGCAACACCACCACCCCGCTGTGGAAGACG GGCTGCTATGAGAAGGTGAAGATGTGGTTTGATGACAATAAGTACGTGCTTGGCACGGTGGGGATGTGCATTCTTATCATGCAG ATTCTGGGCATGGCCTTCTCCATGACCCTCTTCCAACACATCCACCGGACGGGTAAAAAGTACGATGCGTGA